The following are from one region of the Salmo salar chromosome ssa27, Ssal_v3.1, whole genome shotgun sequence genome:
- the LOC106588736 gene encoding sorting nexin-13 isoform X5, producing MSNDVANRRISSAQLIQASLSVWGWGGLGVVLFLITFGPFAIFYLAFYICCVVGGGFAVTLLFGKTNSERHLEKCEHSYLPATQTGILKTLDEMRLEQKPIKIDRRLTGSNYIDEPLQQVIQFALRDYIQYWYYTLSEDESFLLEIRQTVQNALVQFSTRSKEVDWQPYFTTRLVDDFATHLRVFRKAQDRLERRDDNKQRDLEEMVESFFEAEVEMERNVCRDVVCTSLKDEEGFLRDLCEVLLYLLLPPGDFHNKNMRYFLREILARGVLLPLVNQLSDPDYINQFVIWMIRDSSCNYEAFMNILKLTDKVSELEAVKDKALEELQYLRSLDTAGDDINVIKNQINSLLFVKKVCETRIQRLQSGKEVDTLKLAANFGKLCIIPLEHILVHNIALQFFMDYMQAAGAQAELFFWLTVEGYRVTAQQQLEVMEGWQKDGKKGGSTKGLLKAAALGVYEQYLSDKASPRVQVDEVSVVKLREKLQKEGDPTPEIFDDIQRKVYDMMLRDDRYYPSFRQSPLYIRMLAELDMLKEPSYRGSDDGDGESFNGSPTGSINLSLDDLSNSCHDDNIQLHAFISDTGVCNDHGKTYALYAITVCRRNHDGSEDSWKTYRRYSDFHDFHMRITEQFENLTSILKLPGKKTFNNMDRDFLEKRKKDLNAYLQLLLNPEMVKACPTLVPYVYDFLENKQYSKGKGDFARKMDTFVNPLRSSMRNVSNAVKRLPDSLAEGMNTAADNMGRMSEKLGQDIKQSMFKVPPLLPKSDIDPEHCRVSAQLDDNVDDNIPLRVMLLLMDEVFDLKERNQWLRRNIKNLLQQLIRATYGDTINRKIVDHVDFMTAPEQVADYVKKFRDSYWPNGILAESPPRRDKNIRMRTRVAAKTNLLGIMPDELKHIIGADTTRKGILRVFDMFQHGPMNRRLVYVLLEGFLETMFPQYKFPELFVKLHSRSPRTARYTQKLKSTSLKR from the exons gcCAGTCTGTCTGTTTGGGGATGGGGGGGTCTAGGAGTGGTGCTGTTCCTCATCACTTTCGGACCCTTCGCTATCTTCTACCTGGCCTTCTATATCTGCTGCGTTGTAGGCGG tggtTTTGCGGTCACTCTGTTGTTTGGGAAGACTAACTCAGAGAGACATCTAGAGAAGTGTGAACACTCCTACCTGCCAGCCACGCAAACGGGTATACTGAAG ACGTTGGATGAGATGAGGTTGGAGCAGAAGCCTATAAAGAtagacaggagactgactggcTCCAACTACATAGACGAGCCTCTGCAACAG gtCATCCAGTTTGCATTGAGAGATTATATTCAGTATTGGTATTACACTCTGAGTGAGGATGAGTCTTTCCTGCTGGAAATCAGACAGACTGTCCAGAACGCTCTGGTCCAGTTCTCTACACG GTCTAAAGAGGTGGACTGGCAGCCTTATTTCACCACCAGACTGGTGGATGACTTCGCTACTCACCTCCGAGTCTTCAGAAAGGCCCAGGACAGACTGGAGCGCAGGGATGACAATAAACAGa GGGACTTGGAGGAGATGGTGGAGTCATTCTTTGAGGcggaggtagagatggagaggaacGTCTGCAGAGACGTGGTCTGCACCTCCCTGAAGGATGAAgaag gGTTCCTAAGGGACTTGTGTGAGGTGCTGCTCTACCTTTTACTACCTCCTGGAGACTTCCACAACAAGAACATGAGATACTTCCttagg GAGATTCTGGCTCGCGGCGTTCTCCTTCCCCTGGTCAACCAGCTGAGTGATCCTGATTACATCAACCAGTTCGTTATCTGGATG atCCGGGACTCTAGCTGTAACTACGAGGCATTTATGAACATCTTGAAGCTGACAGACAAAGTGTCTGAGCTGGAGGCTGTTAAAGACAAGGCCCTGGAGGAACTACAGTACCTACGATCACTGGACACCGCAGGAGAcg ataTCAATGTTATAAAGAATCAGATCAACAGTCTGTTGTTTGTGAAGAAGGTCTGTGAGACCAGGATACAGAGGCTACAGTCAGGGAAG GAAGTAGATACTCTAAAACTAGCAGCTAATTTCGGCAAGCTGTGCATCATACCGCTGGAACACATCCTTGTTCACAACATCGCCTTGCAATTCTTTATGG ACTACATGCAGGCGGCTGGGGCCCAGGCAGAGCTGTTCTTCTGGCTGACAGTAGAGGGCTACAGAGTAACAGCCCAGCAACAACTAGAGGTGATGGAGGGATGGCAGAAGGATGGAAAGAAGGGAGGTTCTACTAAAGGACTGCTGAAGGCTGCAGCACTAGGGGTCTATGAACAGTACCTGTCTGATAAG gcgtcCCCCAGGGTGCAGGTAGATGAGGTGTCTGTAGTCAAACTGAGAGAGAAGCTACAGAAGGAAGGCGACCCCACGCCAGAGATATTCGACGACATCCAGAGAAAA gtgtatGACATGATGCTTCGTGATGACAGGTACTACCCGTCGTTCAGACAGAGTCCCCTCTACATCAGGATGTTAGCTGAACTGGACATGCTGAAAGAACCCTCTTATAGAGGATCAGATGACGGAGATGGAG AATCGTTCAACGGTTCTCCAACAGGAAGCATTAATCTG TCTCTGGATGACCTTTCGAATTCCTGCCATGACGACAATATACAGCTACACGCCTTCATCTCTGACACAG GGGTGTGTAACGACCACGGCAAGACCTACGCCCTCTACGCCATCACCGTGTGCCGCCGTAACCACGACGGCAGCGAGGACTCCTGGAAAACCTACCGCCGCTACTCCGACTTCCACGACTTCCACATGAGGATCACGGAGCAG TTTGAGAACTTGACGTCGATCCTGAAGCTGCCAGGGAAGAAGACGTTCAACAACATGGACAGAGACTTCCTGGAGAAGAGGAAAAAAGATCTCAACGCATACCTAcag ctgctGCTGAATCCAGAGATGGTGAAGGCCTGTCCTACTCTCGTCCCATATGTCTATGACTTCCTGGAGAATAAGCAATACAGCAAGGGCAAGGGAGACTTCGCAcgcaag ATGGATACGTTTGTGAACCCGCTGCGTAGCTCGATGCGTAACGTGTCGAACGCAGTGAAGAGACTGCCAGATAGTCTGGCTGAAGGGATGAACACTGCTGCTGACAACATGGGACGCATGTCAGAGAAACTGGGACAGGACATCAAACAGTCCATGTTCAAG GTGCCCCCACTGCTCCCCAAGTCTGACATTGACCCAGAGCACTGCCGGGTCTCGGCCCAGCTGGACGACAAC gtggatgATAACATCCCTCTGCGTGTGATGCTGCTGCTGATGGATGAGGTGTTTGACCTGAAGGAGAGGAACCAGTGGCTTCGCAGGAACATCAAGAACCTTCTGCAGCAACTCATCAGAGCCACATACGGAGACACTATCAacag GAAGATTGTTGATCATGTGGACTTCATGACAGCTCCAGAACAGGTGGCAGACTACGTCAAGAAGTTcag GGATTCATACTGGCCCAACGGAATCCTAGCAGAGTCTCCGCCCCGCCGGGACAAGAACATCCGCATGAGGACACGGGTCGCCGCCAAGACCAACCTATTGGGAATCATGCCAG ATGAGTTGAAGCACATCATAGGGGCGGATACGACTCGTAAAGGCATCCTTCGTGTGTTTGACATGTTCCAACACGGACCAATGAATCGTCGGCTGGTCTACGTGCTCCTAGAAGGATTCCTGGAGACCATGTTCCCTCAGTACAAGTTCCCAGAGCTGTTTGTCAAACTGCACTCCCGTTCGCCGCGCACAGCTAGATACACACAGAAACTTAAGAGCACCTCCCTGAAGAGGTGA
- the LOC106588736 gene encoding sorting nexin-13 isoform X4 has product MSNDVANRRISSAQLIQASLSVWGWGGLGVVLFLITFGPFAIFYLAFYICCVVGGGFAVTLLFGKTNSERHLEKCEHSYLPATQTGILKTLDEMRLEQKPIKIDRRLTGSNYIDEPLQQVIQFALRDYIQYWYYTLSEDESFLLEIRQTVQNALVQFSTRSKEVDWQPYFTTRLVDDFATHLRVFRKAQDRLERRDDNKQRDLEEMVESFFEAEVEMERNVCRDVVCTSLKDEEGFLRDLCEVLLYLLLPPGDFHNKNMRYFLREILARGVLLPLVNQLSDPDYINQFVIWMIRDSSCNYEAFMNILKLTDKVSELEAVKDKALEELQYLRSLDTAGDDINVIKNQINSLLFVKKVCETRIQRLQSGKEVDTLKLAANFGKLCIIPLEHILVHNIALQFFMDYMQAAGAQAELFFWLTVEGYRVTAQQQLEVMEGWQKDGKKGGSTKGLLKAAALGVYEQYLSDKASPRVQVDEVSVVKLREKLQKEGDPTPEIFDDIQRKVYDMMLRDDRYYPSFRQSPLYIRMLAELDMLKEPSYRGSDDGDGESFNGSPTGSINLSLDDLSNSCHDDNIQLHAFISDTGVCNDHGKTYALYAITVCRRNHDGSEDSWKTYRRYSDFHDFHMRITEQVKFENLTSILKLPGKKTFNNMDRDFLEKRKKDLNAYLQLLLNPEMVKACPTLVPYVYDFLENKQYSKGKGDFARKMDTFVNPLRSSMRNVSNAVKRLPDSLAEGMNTAADNMGRMSEKLGQDIKQSMFKVPPLLPKSDIDPEHCRVSAQLDDNVDDNIPLRVMLLLMDEVFDLKERNQWLRRNIKNLLQQLIRATYGDTINRKIVDHVDFMTAPEQVADYVKKFRDSYWPNGILAESPPRRDKNIRMRTRVAAKTNLLGIMPDELKHIIGADTTRKGILRVFDMFQHGPMNRRLVYVLLEGFLETMFPQYKFPELFVKLHSRSPRTARYTQKLKSTSLKR; this is encoded by the exons gcCAGTCTGTCTGTTTGGGGATGGGGGGGTCTAGGAGTGGTGCTGTTCCTCATCACTTTCGGACCCTTCGCTATCTTCTACCTGGCCTTCTATATCTGCTGCGTTGTAGGCGG tggtTTTGCGGTCACTCTGTTGTTTGGGAAGACTAACTCAGAGAGACATCTAGAGAAGTGTGAACACTCCTACCTGCCAGCCACGCAAACGGGTATACTGAAG ACGTTGGATGAGATGAGGTTGGAGCAGAAGCCTATAAAGAtagacaggagactgactggcTCCAACTACATAGACGAGCCTCTGCAACAG gtCATCCAGTTTGCATTGAGAGATTATATTCAGTATTGGTATTACACTCTGAGTGAGGATGAGTCTTTCCTGCTGGAAATCAGACAGACTGTCCAGAACGCTCTGGTCCAGTTCTCTACACG GTCTAAAGAGGTGGACTGGCAGCCTTATTTCACCACCAGACTGGTGGATGACTTCGCTACTCACCTCCGAGTCTTCAGAAAGGCCCAGGACAGACTGGAGCGCAGGGATGACAATAAACAGa GGGACTTGGAGGAGATGGTGGAGTCATTCTTTGAGGcggaggtagagatggagaggaacGTCTGCAGAGACGTGGTCTGCACCTCCCTGAAGGATGAAgaag gGTTCCTAAGGGACTTGTGTGAGGTGCTGCTCTACCTTTTACTACCTCCTGGAGACTTCCACAACAAGAACATGAGATACTTCCttagg GAGATTCTGGCTCGCGGCGTTCTCCTTCCCCTGGTCAACCAGCTGAGTGATCCTGATTACATCAACCAGTTCGTTATCTGGATG atCCGGGACTCTAGCTGTAACTACGAGGCATTTATGAACATCTTGAAGCTGACAGACAAAGTGTCTGAGCTGGAGGCTGTTAAAGACAAGGCCCTGGAGGAACTACAGTACCTACGATCACTGGACACCGCAGGAGAcg ataTCAATGTTATAAAGAATCAGATCAACAGTCTGTTGTTTGTGAAGAAGGTCTGTGAGACCAGGATACAGAGGCTACAGTCAGGGAAG GAAGTAGATACTCTAAAACTAGCAGCTAATTTCGGCAAGCTGTGCATCATACCGCTGGAACACATCCTTGTTCACAACATCGCCTTGCAATTCTTTATGG ACTACATGCAGGCGGCTGGGGCCCAGGCAGAGCTGTTCTTCTGGCTGACAGTAGAGGGCTACAGAGTAACAGCCCAGCAACAACTAGAGGTGATGGAGGGATGGCAGAAGGATGGAAAGAAGGGAGGTTCTACTAAAGGACTGCTGAAGGCTGCAGCACTAGGGGTCTATGAACAGTACCTGTCTGATAAG gcgtcCCCCAGGGTGCAGGTAGATGAGGTGTCTGTAGTCAAACTGAGAGAGAAGCTACAGAAGGAAGGCGACCCCACGCCAGAGATATTCGACGACATCCAGAGAAAA gtgtatGACATGATGCTTCGTGATGACAGGTACTACCCGTCGTTCAGACAGAGTCCCCTCTACATCAGGATGTTAGCTGAACTGGACATGCTGAAAGAACCCTCTTATAGAGGATCAGATGACGGAGATGGAG AATCGTTCAACGGTTCTCCAACAGGAAGCATTAATCTG TCTCTGGATGACCTTTCGAATTCCTGCCATGACGACAATATACAGCTACACGCCTTCATCTCTGACACAG GGGTGTGTAACGACCACGGCAAGACCTACGCCCTCTACGCCATCACCGTGTGCCGCCGTAACCACGACGGCAGCGAGGACTCCTGGAAAACCTACCGCCGCTACTCCGACTTCCACGACTTCCACATGAGGATCACGGAGCAGGTAAAG TTTGAGAACTTGACGTCGATCCTGAAGCTGCCAGGGAAGAAGACGTTCAACAACATGGACAGAGACTTCCTGGAGAAGAGGAAAAAAGATCTCAACGCATACCTAcag ctgctGCTGAATCCAGAGATGGTGAAGGCCTGTCCTACTCTCGTCCCATATGTCTATGACTTCCTGGAGAATAAGCAATACAGCAAGGGCAAGGGAGACTTCGCAcgcaag ATGGATACGTTTGTGAACCCGCTGCGTAGCTCGATGCGTAACGTGTCGAACGCAGTGAAGAGACTGCCAGATAGTCTGGCTGAAGGGATGAACACTGCTGCTGACAACATGGGACGCATGTCAGAGAAACTGGGACAGGACATCAAACAGTCCATGTTCAAG GTGCCCCCACTGCTCCCCAAGTCTGACATTGACCCAGAGCACTGCCGGGTCTCGGCCCAGCTGGACGACAAC gtggatgATAACATCCCTCTGCGTGTGATGCTGCTGCTGATGGATGAGGTGTTTGACCTGAAGGAGAGGAACCAGTGGCTTCGCAGGAACATCAAGAACCTTCTGCAGCAACTCATCAGAGCCACATACGGAGACACTATCAacag GAAGATTGTTGATCATGTGGACTTCATGACAGCTCCAGAACAGGTGGCAGACTACGTCAAGAAGTTcag GGATTCATACTGGCCCAACGGAATCCTAGCAGAGTCTCCGCCCCGCCGGGACAAGAACATCCGCATGAGGACACGGGTCGCCGCCAAGACCAACCTATTGGGAATCATGCCAG ATGAGTTGAAGCACATCATAGGGGCGGATACGACTCGTAAAGGCATCCTTCGTGTGTTTGACATGTTCCAACACGGACCAATGAATCGTCGGCTGGTCTACGTGCTCCTAGAAGGATTCCTGGAGACCATGTTCCCTCAGTACAAGTTCCCAGAGCTGTTTGTCAAACTGCACTCCCGTTCGCCGCGCACAGCTAGATACACACAGAAACTTAAGAGCACCTCCCTGAAGAGGTGA
- the LOC106588736 gene encoding sorting nexin-13 isoform X2 produces MSNDVANRRISSAQLIQASLSVWGWGGLGVVLFLITFGPFAIFYLAFYICCVVGGGFAVTLLFGKTNSERHLEKCEHSYLPATQTGILKTLDEMRLEQKPIKIDRRLTGSNYIDEPLQQVIQFALRDYIQYWYYTLSEDESFLLEIRQTVQNALVQFSTRSKEVDWQPYFTTRLVDDFATHLRVFRKAQDRLERRDDNKQRDLEEMVESFFEAEVEMERNVCRDVVCTSLKDEEGFLRDLCEVLLYLLLPPGDFHNKNMRYFLREILARGVLLPLVNQLSDPDYINQFVIWMIRDSSCNYEAFMNILKLTDKVSELEAVKDKALEELQYLRSLDTAGDDINVIKNQINSLLFVKKVCETRIQRLQSGKEVDTLKLAANFGKLCIIPLEHILVHNIALQFFMDYMQAAGAQAELFFWLTVEGYRVTAQQQLEVMEGWQKDGKKGGSTKGLLKAAALGVYEQYLSDKASPRVQVDEVSVVKLREKLQKEGDPTPEIFDDIQRKVYDMMLRDDRYYPSFRQSPLYIRMLAELDMLKEPSYRGSDDGDGESFNGSPTGSINLSLDDLSNSCHDDNIQLHAFISDTADACLPGAGLGMGLGLLGATGVCNDHGKTYALYAITVCRRNHDGSEDSWKTYRRYSDFHDFHMRITEQVKFENLTSILKLPGKKTFNNMDRDFLEKRKKDLNAYLQLLLNPEMVKACPTLVPYVYDFLENKQYSKGKGDFARKMDTFVNPLRSSMRNVSNAVKRLPDSLAEGMNTAADNMGRMSEKLGQDIKQSMFKVPPLLPKSDIDPEHCRVSAQLDDNVDDNIPLRVMLLLMDEVFDLKERNQWLRRNIKNLLQQLIRATYGDTINRKIVDHVDFMTAPEQVADYVKKFRDSYWPNGILAESPPRRDKNIRMRTRVAAKTNLLGIMPDELKHIIGADTTRKGILRVFDMFQHGPMNRRLVYVLLEGFLETMFPQYKFPELFVKLHSRSPRTARYTQKLKSTSLKR; encoded by the exons gcCAGTCTGTCTGTTTGGGGATGGGGGGGTCTAGGAGTGGTGCTGTTCCTCATCACTTTCGGACCCTTCGCTATCTTCTACCTGGCCTTCTATATCTGCTGCGTTGTAGGCGG tggtTTTGCGGTCACTCTGTTGTTTGGGAAGACTAACTCAGAGAGACATCTAGAGAAGTGTGAACACTCCTACCTGCCAGCCACGCAAACGGGTATACTGAAG ACGTTGGATGAGATGAGGTTGGAGCAGAAGCCTATAAAGAtagacaggagactgactggcTCCAACTACATAGACGAGCCTCTGCAACAG gtCATCCAGTTTGCATTGAGAGATTATATTCAGTATTGGTATTACACTCTGAGTGAGGATGAGTCTTTCCTGCTGGAAATCAGACAGACTGTCCAGAACGCTCTGGTCCAGTTCTCTACACG GTCTAAAGAGGTGGACTGGCAGCCTTATTTCACCACCAGACTGGTGGATGACTTCGCTACTCACCTCCGAGTCTTCAGAAAGGCCCAGGACAGACTGGAGCGCAGGGATGACAATAAACAGa GGGACTTGGAGGAGATGGTGGAGTCATTCTTTGAGGcggaggtagagatggagaggaacGTCTGCAGAGACGTGGTCTGCACCTCCCTGAAGGATGAAgaag gGTTCCTAAGGGACTTGTGTGAGGTGCTGCTCTACCTTTTACTACCTCCTGGAGACTTCCACAACAAGAACATGAGATACTTCCttagg GAGATTCTGGCTCGCGGCGTTCTCCTTCCCCTGGTCAACCAGCTGAGTGATCCTGATTACATCAACCAGTTCGTTATCTGGATG atCCGGGACTCTAGCTGTAACTACGAGGCATTTATGAACATCTTGAAGCTGACAGACAAAGTGTCTGAGCTGGAGGCTGTTAAAGACAAGGCCCTGGAGGAACTACAGTACCTACGATCACTGGACACCGCAGGAGAcg ataTCAATGTTATAAAGAATCAGATCAACAGTCTGTTGTTTGTGAAGAAGGTCTGTGAGACCAGGATACAGAGGCTACAGTCAGGGAAG GAAGTAGATACTCTAAAACTAGCAGCTAATTTCGGCAAGCTGTGCATCATACCGCTGGAACACATCCTTGTTCACAACATCGCCTTGCAATTCTTTATGG ACTACATGCAGGCGGCTGGGGCCCAGGCAGAGCTGTTCTTCTGGCTGACAGTAGAGGGCTACAGAGTAACAGCCCAGCAACAACTAGAGGTGATGGAGGGATGGCAGAAGGATGGAAAGAAGGGAGGTTCTACTAAAGGACTGCTGAAGGCTGCAGCACTAGGGGTCTATGAACAGTACCTGTCTGATAAG gcgtcCCCCAGGGTGCAGGTAGATGAGGTGTCTGTAGTCAAACTGAGAGAGAAGCTACAGAAGGAAGGCGACCCCACGCCAGAGATATTCGACGACATCCAGAGAAAA gtgtatGACATGATGCTTCGTGATGACAGGTACTACCCGTCGTTCAGACAGAGTCCCCTCTACATCAGGATGTTAGCTGAACTGGACATGCTGAAAGAACCCTCTTATAGAGGATCAGATGACGGAGATGGAG AATCGTTCAACGGTTCTCCAACAGGAAGCATTAATCTG TCTCTGGATGACCTTTCGAATTCCTGCCATGACGACAATATACAGCTACACGCCTTCATCTCTGACACAG CTGATGCTTGTCTCCCCGGGGCTGGGTTGGGTATGGGGTTGGGGCTGCTGGGTGCTACAGGGGTGTGTAACGACCACGGCAAGACCTACGCCCTCTACGCCATCACCGTGTGCCGCCGTAACCACGACGGCAGCGAGGACTCCTGGAAAACCTACCGCCGCTACTCCGACTTCCACGACTTCCACATGAGGATCACGGAGCAGGTAAAG TTTGAGAACTTGACGTCGATCCTGAAGCTGCCAGGGAAGAAGACGTTCAACAACATGGACAGAGACTTCCTGGAGAAGAGGAAAAAAGATCTCAACGCATACCTAcag ctgctGCTGAATCCAGAGATGGTGAAGGCCTGTCCTACTCTCGTCCCATATGTCTATGACTTCCTGGAGAATAAGCAATACAGCAAGGGCAAGGGAGACTTCGCAcgcaag ATGGATACGTTTGTGAACCCGCTGCGTAGCTCGATGCGTAACGTGTCGAACGCAGTGAAGAGACTGCCAGATAGTCTGGCTGAAGGGATGAACACTGCTGCTGACAACATGGGACGCATGTCAGAGAAACTGGGACAGGACATCAAACAGTCCATGTTCAAG GTGCCCCCACTGCTCCCCAAGTCTGACATTGACCCAGAGCACTGCCGGGTCTCGGCCCAGCTGGACGACAAC gtggatgATAACATCCCTCTGCGTGTGATGCTGCTGCTGATGGATGAGGTGTTTGACCTGAAGGAGAGGAACCAGTGGCTTCGCAGGAACATCAAGAACCTTCTGCAGCAACTCATCAGAGCCACATACGGAGACACTATCAacag GAAGATTGTTGATCATGTGGACTTCATGACAGCTCCAGAACAGGTGGCAGACTACGTCAAGAAGTTcag GGATTCATACTGGCCCAACGGAATCCTAGCAGAGTCTCCGCCCCGCCGGGACAAGAACATCCGCATGAGGACACGGGTCGCCGCCAAGACCAACCTATTGGGAATCATGCCAG ATGAGTTGAAGCACATCATAGGGGCGGATACGACTCGTAAAGGCATCCTTCGTGTGTTTGACATGTTCCAACACGGACCAATGAATCGTCGGCTGGTCTACGTGCTCCTAGAAGGATTCCTGGAGACCATGTTCCCTCAGTACAAGTTCCCAGAGCTGTTTGTCAAACTGCACTCCCGTTCGCCGCGCACAGCTAGATACACACAGAAACTTAAGAGCACCTCCCTGAAGAGGTGA